The following are encoded in a window of Candidatus Methylacidiphilales bacterium genomic DNA:
- a CDS encoding ABC transporter permease produces MNVHQDSESRQFPLLFCLLGIIVAFAVIVPWISPYDPSARSERQFSPPSWEHWGGTDLHGRDVLTRVAYGLRITLLVGITGATISLMIGVTVGALAGYFGGWIDNLLMRLVDTLYSLPRLIFVILIITLLDKPTTSLLHELNLHALLPHARILLLFIGLGCVEWLTMARIVRGQVLMIKELQFIQAARALGQNHFAILWKHILPQVRGIVLVYLTLTIPTVMLEESFLSFLGLGV; encoded by the coding sequence ATGAATGTGCATCAGGATTCAGAATCACGACAGTTTCCTCTATTGTTCTGCCTTCTTGGAATAATCGTAGCTTTTGCAGTGATTGTGCCATGGATCAGCCCTTACGATCCTTCTGCGCGGTCTGAACGTCAGTTTTCACCGCCATCTTGGGAACATTGGGGAGGCACTGATCTACATGGTCGAGATGTGCTCACCCGTGTAGCTTATGGTCTGCGGATCACATTGTTAGTAGGAATCACTGGGGCAACGATAAGTCTGATGATCGGAGTGACAGTAGGAGCGCTTGCGGGCTACTTCGGCGGCTGGATAGATAATCTCTTAATGCGTCTAGTGGACACATTGTATTCGCTACCGCGACTGATTTTTGTCATTCTGATTATCACCTTGCTGGATAAACCTACCACGAGCCTTCTTCACGAGCTCAACCTCCATGCTCTACTTCCGCACGCACGCATTTTGCTTCTTTTCATCGGATTAGGCTGCGTCGAGTGGCTCACCATGGCACGAATCGTGCGTGGACAAGTCCTGATGATTAAGGAATTACAATTTATCCAAGCGGCTCGGGCGCTCGGCCAAAATCATTTTGCTATCTTGTGGAAACATATTCTACCACAGGTGAGGGGGATTGTGCTGGTCTATTTGACGTTGACTATTCCTACCGTGATGCTGGAAGAATCTTTCCTGAGCTTTTTGGGGCTGGGTGT
- a CDS encoding ABC transporter permease, which translates to MLSYLLRRLLLAIPVLFLVVTITFFFMRLSPGSPFSLDRGTIPPRVLQELEARYKISGPVHEQYLYYLMDLLRGDLRLSTKYRDRSVNEILAQTLPISMMLGFSGLLIALLIGIPLGVVAATHHGQTTDIFTRLIALVGISTPSFLLAPLLILMWGISIPIFPVAGFDSPLALVLPSLCLGLPAAAAIARLMRTSLLEVLSSDFIRTARAKGLSENKVVYKHALKVAILPIISYCGPLAAHLLTGSIVVETIFHIPGMGPFFVNSVLNRDVFLIGGVVLTFSLLLILFNLVTDLLYTFVDKRIRLS; encoded by the coding sequence ATGTTGAGCTACCTCCTGCGGCGTCTGTTGCTGGCTATTCCTGTTTTGTTCCTTGTGGTCACAATTACTTTTTTCTTTATGCGGCTCTCCCCGGGAAGCCCATTTAGTCTGGATCGAGGGACTATCCCACCTAGAGTTCTTCAGGAACTTGAAGCACGTTACAAAATTTCCGGTCCTGTGCATGAACAGTATCTCTATTACCTCATGGATCTACTTCGTGGGGATCTTCGGCTCTCAACCAAATATCGGGATCGTTCGGTAAACGAAATCTTGGCCCAGACTTTACCGATCTCCATGATGCTAGGATTTTCCGGACTGTTGATAGCCCTTTTGATCGGCATCCCGCTTGGAGTCGTTGCTGCGACCCATCATGGTCAGACGACCGACATCTTCACGCGCTTGATCGCTTTAGTAGGCATCTCTACCCCTAGCTTTTTGCTGGCACCATTACTAATCCTCATGTGGGGCATCTCAATTCCAATTTTTCCAGTTGCAGGATTCGACTCGCCATTGGCTTTAGTCTTGCCTTCCTTGTGTCTAGGGTTACCTGCAGCCGCTGCGATTGCGCGATTGATGAGGACTTCTTTGCTCGAGGTGCTCTCCTCTGACTTTATCCGCACCGCACGAGCGAAGGGGTTGTCGGAAAATAAGGTTGTTTACAAACATGCCCTGAAAGTCGCCATTCTTCCGATTATCTCGTATTGCGGTCCGCTTGCAGCACATTTGTTAACGGGCTCAATCGTCGTGGAAACTATCTTTCACATCCCTGGTATGGGGCCTTTTTTTGTGAATAGCGTTCTTAATCGTGATGTCTTTTTGATCGGAGGTGTCGTTTTGACATTCAGCCTGCTCCTGATTCTTTTTAATTTAGTTACAGATCTGCTTTACACCTTTGTTGACAAACGTATCCGACTTTCATGA
- a CDS encoding DUF1232 domain-containing protein, whose translation MSDITQFIAHGAERITPRILKNLLHRLPMLKLEFTQIKDPNYPHLVDQLEFLSDALEDSLEEAYIDLPIVAVAAIAFAIIYAHNVSDLIPDHIHPLGHADDSAVVRGVLTLYEKDLRAYALFIGANWDKISTKP comes from the coding sequence ATGTCTGATATTACACAATTCATAGCCCACGGAGCAGAGAGAATAACTCCACGTATTCTCAAGAATCTCTTACATCGTTTACCAATGTTAAAATTAGAATTCACACAAATTAAGGACCCCAATTATCCTCATTTAGTTGACCAACTCGAGTTTCTCTCAGATGCACTAGAGGATTCACTCGAAGAAGCCTACATCGACTTACCAATAGTTGCTGTAGCTGCAATAGCCTTTGCGATTATTTACGCACACAATGTCTCAGATCTAATCCCCGATCACATACATCCACTTGGCCATGCAGATGACTCTGCCGTAGTCAGAGGGGTATTAACGCTGTATGAGAAGGATTTACGTGCTTACGCTTTGTTCATTGGTGCAAATTGGGATAAAATATCCACCAAACCTTGA